The following are encoded in a window of Chiroxiphia lanceolata isolate bChiLan1 unplaced genomic scaffold, bChiLan1.pri scaffold_92_arrow_ctg1, whole genome shotgun sequence genomic DNA:
- the LOC116781917 gene encoding LOW QUALITY PROTEIN: pyruvate carboxylase, mitochondrial-like (The sequence of the model RefSeq protein was modified relative to this genomic sequence to represent the inferred CDS: deleted 1 base in 1 codon), with amino-acid sequence MGMFQLCLPRGGGRALLGLRLLRGPPGPARAVSYQPLRKVLVANRGEIAIRVFRACTELGIRTVAVYSEQDTGQMHRQKADEAYLVGRGLPPVQAYLHIPDIIRVAQENGVDAIHPGYGFLSERADFAQACVDAGVRFVGPSPDVVRKMGDKVEARAIAIAAGVPVVPGTPSPVSSLAEAQEFASRVGFPVILKAAHGGGGRGMRMVREPQELEENFSRATSEALAAFGNGELFVEKFIERPRHIEVQILGDSHGNVVHLHERDCSIQRRHQKVVEIAPAARLPPELRARLANDAVRLAQQVGYENAGTVEFLVDQNGDYYFIEVNSRLQVEHTVTEEITDVDLVHAQLQVAAGRSLPELGLVQENIRVNGCAIQCRVTTEDPARGFQPDTGRIEVFRSGEGMGIRLDSASAFQGALISPHYDSLLVKVVAHGPDQPAAAAKMSRALAEFRIRGVKVGAGGGSGGGSRGWGGLG; translated from the exons ATGGGA atgttccagctgtgcctcccccggggg gggggccgggccctgctggggctgcgGCTGCTCcggggcccccccggccccgcccgggccgTGAGTTACCAACCCCTGCGCAAGGTCCTGGTGGCCAACAGGG gtgAGATCGCCATCCGGGTGTTCCGGGCGTGCACGGAGCTGGGGATCCGGACGGTGGCCGTGTACTCGGAGCAGGACACGGGGCAGATGCATCGCCAGAAGGCCGACGAGGCCTATTtggtgggcagggggctgccCCCCGTGCAGGCCTACCTGCACATCCCCGACATCATCCGCGTGGCACAG gaGAACGGGGTCGATGCCATCCACCCCGGGTACGGGTTCCTGTCCGAGCGGGCCGACTTTGCCCAGGCCTGTGTGGACGCGGGGGTTCGGTTCGTGGGGCCCTCCCCCGACGTCGTGCGCAAGATGGGCGACAAAGTGGAGGCTCGGGCCATCGCCATCGCTGCCG gggTCCCGGTGGTCCCCGGGACGCCGTCCCCGGTGTCGTCGCTGGCCGAGGCTCAGGAATTCGCCTCCCGGGTCGGGTTCCCCGTGATCCTCAAGGCCGCCCAcgggggcggcggccgcgggaTGAGGATGGTCCGGGAGCCCCAG gagctggaggagaactTCTCCCGCGCCACCTCCGAGGCCTTGGCGGCTTTTGGGAACGGGGAACTGTTCGTGGAGAAGTTCATCGAGAGGCCGCGGCACATCGAGGTCCAGATCCTGG GTGACTCCCACGGGAACGTGGTGCACCTGCACGAGCGGGATTGCTCCATCCAGCGGCGGCACCAGAAGGTTGTGGAGATCGCCCCGGCCGCCCGGCTGCCCCCCGAGCTCCGCGCCCGCCTGGCCAACGACGCCGTGCGCCTGGCACAGCAG GTGGGCTACGAGAACGCGGGCACGGTGGAGTTCCTGGTGGACCAGAACGGGGACTATTATTTCATCGAGGTCAACTCGAGGCTGCAGGTGGAGCACACGGTCACCGAGGAGATCACCGA tgTGGACCTGGTCCATGCCCAGCTCCAGGTGGCCGCGGGCCGGTCCCTGCCCGAGCTGGGGCTGGTGCAGGAGAACATTCGGGTCAATGGTTGTGCCATCCAGTGCCGCGTCACCACCGAGGACCCCGCGCGCGGCTTCCAGCCCGACACGGGACGCATCGAG GTGTTCCGCTccggggaggggatggggatcCGCCTGGACTCGGCCTCAGCGTTCCAGGGGGCCCTGATCTCGCCCCACTACGACTCCCTGCTGGTGAAGGTGGTGGCCCACGGGCC